Genomic DNA from Fodinicurvata sp. EGI_FJ10296:
GGCGGGCGCAACAGAATCGACACCGGAGTTGCCAACGGCGGCATGGACGGGTTCCATATCGCGCGTCTGCGGCGTAGATAGGGGCCAGGATCAGGGACTGCCTGCGCTATTGTTCCCTACCACCCGACCGACACGAGGAAACCAGAACCCGATGCAGAAACCGACCCGGATCGCGCCGTCCATACTTGCCGCCGATTTCGCCCGCCTCGGCGACGAGGTTCAGGCGCTGACTGACGCTGGCGCGGATTTGGTGCATATCGACGTCATGGACGGCCATTTCGTGCCGAATATCTCCATGGGCCCGGCCATCACCAAAGCCCTGCGGCCGCATTCCACCCTGCCTTTCGATGTTCACCTGATGATCGCGCCCGTCGATGCCTTCATTGGCGCCTTCGCCGACGCCGGCGCCGACATCATCACCGTTCATCCCGAGGCCGGGCCGCACCTGCACCGGACGCTGCAGACGATCCGCGTGGCGGGGTGCCGGGCCGGCGTCAGTCTGAACCCGGCAACCCCGATCAGCGTGCTGGATCACATCATCGACGATATCGACCTGATCCTGGTCATGGGCGTCAATCCGGGGTTCGGCGGACAGTCCTTTATCGAAAGCCAGATCGACAAGATCGCGCGCATCCGCAAGCTGATTGACGCCTCTGAACGCCCGATCGACCTGGAGGTGGATGGGGGCATCAATTTCGAAACGGCGCCGCGGGCGGTCGCCGCCGGTGCGGATATGCTGGTAGCCGGCACGGCCACCTTCCAGGGCGGGCCGGAGCATTACGCCCGCAACATCGCGGCATTGCGCGGCTAAAGGAGGCGGCCTCGTGACCGAACGGGACGATCCAGGCGACAACCCGGGCGGCAGCGACGACCAGGGCCCGGTCAAGCGGTCGGCGTCACGCTTTATCCGGCGGGGTTTGGCATCGTTAACCTATGGCAACCCGTTCTATACGATGACGCTTGGCCGCGGCGGCGCGCGCCAGTTCGCCGTTGGCTGGTCGGACCCGTGGCCCGGCGATGCGCGCGATGGCCACGCCTTGCTGGATGGCCAGTTTCGGTTCGGCGGCCAGACGGTGAAATTCGATGGCACCGATCCCGAATCGGCGGCGGGCGCGGTCTGGCTGCCGGTGGGCGCGGGTGCCGATTTCCTTACCGAGCTGCACGGTTTCGACTGGCTGCGCGACCTTCGCACCGTTTCGGGCGTCGATGCCCGTCGATTCGCCCGCGTGCTGGTGTCGTCATGGATCGAGTGTTTCGACGCGTGGCACGATACCGCGTGGCGGCCCGACATACTGGGCATCCGTCTCGCCAATTGTATCGGATTCTATGACTTTTTCGGCCGCAGCGCCGACGATGAGTTTCAGGCCCGCTTCTTCGTCAGTCTCCACCGGCAGGCCAATCATCTGAGCCGCAGTCTGGCATCGCGCTTGTCGGAACCGATGCCGGGCGGGCGCGAAATCCTGGCATTGAAGGGGCTGATCGTTGCCGGCGTCTGCCTGGAACTCGGCGATCCGATCGTAATCGCCGCACTTGATGAACTGGAACGCGAAATCGGCGATCAGGTTCTTTCGGACGGCGGTCATGGCCGCCGCAACCCGGAACTCCATGTCGATCTCCTCCGTCACCTGGTCGATCTTCGCGCCATTCTGCGATCGGGGGACTGGGTCGTTCCGGATTCGCTGCTGGCGGCGATCGACAGCCTGACACCATCGGCCCGGATGTTCCGGCACGGCGACGGTTGTCTGGCGCTGTTCAACGGCGGACGCGAAGGCACGCCTGCCGCGGTCGACGCCGTCATATCCCAGGCCGCACCGACCGCCCGCACCGTCCGCAGCCTGCCCGAGGCGGGATTCGAGCGCATCGCGGCCGGCCGCACGCTGGTCATCATGGATACCGGCGCCCCCTTTGATCCGCCCTTCGACTATGGCGCCCATGCCGGGGCGCTGTCGTTCGAAATGTCGATCGGCCGTGACCGCGTCGTCGTCAATTGCGGCGGCTATCCCGGCCGGGCCAGCGAAGAGGCGCGGGCATGGAACGCCGTGCTCCGGGGAACCGCCGCGCATTCCACCATGGGCGTGGAGGACGGCAACAGTGTCCGCCTGATCGCTGGCGGCGGGGTCCGGGACGACCCGTTCACGGTCACCGCCGACCGGGAAGACGCCGAAGGCGCCGTGCTGATCGAAGCCACCCATGACGGCTATCTCGACCGATTCGGGCTGACGCATCTGCGCCGCCTGTATCTCAGCGCCGACGGCGACGACCTGCGCGGCGAAGATCGCCTGGACGGGCATGCCGGGCAGTTCTTTACTGCCCGTTTCCACTTGCATCCCTCAGTGGCGGTCTCACCGGGCGAGGACGGCGCATCGGCGCATCTGCGCACGGCATCGGGATTGACGCTGGTCTTTCAGGTCCGGGCAAGCGCTGACGACACGGCCC
This window encodes:
- the rpe gene encoding ribulose-phosphate 3-epimerase gives rise to the protein MQKPTRIAPSILAADFARLGDEVQALTDAGADLVHIDVMDGHFVPNISMGPAITKALRPHSTLPFDVHLMIAPVDAFIGAFADAGADIITVHPEAGPHLHRTLQTIRVAGCRAGVSLNPATPISVLDHIIDDIDLILVMGVNPGFGGQSFIESQIDKIARIRKLIDASERPIDLEVDGGINFETAPRAVAAGADMLVAGTATFQGGPEHYARNIAALRG
- a CDS encoding heparinase II/III family protein, whose amino-acid sequence is MTERDDPGDNPGGSDDQGPVKRSASRFIRRGLASLTYGNPFYTMTLGRGGARQFAVGWSDPWPGDARDGHALLDGQFRFGGQTVKFDGTDPESAAGAVWLPVGAGADFLTELHGFDWLRDLRTVSGVDARRFARVLVSSWIECFDAWHDTAWRPDILGIRLANCIGFYDFFGRSADDEFQARFFVSLHRQANHLSRSLASRLSEPMPGGREILALKGLIVAGVCLELGDPIVIAALDELEREIGDQVLSDGGHGRRNPELHVDLLRHLVDLRAILRSGDWVVPDSLLAAIDSLTPSARMFRHGDGCLALFNGGREGTPAAVDAVISQAAPTARTVRSLPEAGFERIAAGRTLVIMDTGAPFDPPFDYGAHAGALSFEMSIGRDRVVVNCGGYPGRASEEARAWNAVLRGTAAHSTMGVEDGNSVRLIAGGGVRDDPFTVTADREDAEGAVLIEATHDGYLDRFGLTHLRRLYLSADGDDLRGEDRLDGHAGQFFTARFHLHPSVAVSPGEDGASAHLRTASGLTLVFQVRASADDTALEVEESVYCGGREAMKSRQIVVSGITNASGATLKWGFRRDPQR